A genomic region of Haloterrigena salifodinae contains the following coding sequences:
- a CDS encoding terminase large subunit domain-containing protein — MSSSTETVETVSYQWTDYQAHVRDLLEDGDCDVVVLRIGYGGGKSRCGAQWIHRGGMTDTEGVGESLVMAQDYEKGKSTTYSVYFKTLPGEDTNPFKDGDPENSPIVDDYNANDKRVVYVTGHTVWLGGADKWSRFAGGEFARIWCDEVAHYPPQTDLYDLHRMLTTRQRTDVGPNTTLWTSTGNGFNQYFDITERQVQPDGDGGEMPLPWRDRLEVVVASTEHNTLLPEDGLEKIKRQFKGTAREEQGLHGGFAAAEGLVYDSFSRNTHVRPREDIEIRDDIRLYGYDYGWGDPRVLIEYGKTHADQYVAWDAYYETGKSVEHAISWLQDNDKPVGPIYCDHDPEHIQKFRDAGYPAEAATKDLDEGIQEVQAVLEVDEVGPGLIVVDDLTELIQEFQSYKEDDVGTARADDHCLDVTRYAVMGDRYVEEDEDNSGTGVW; from the coding sequence ATGAGCTCGAGCACCGAAACCGTCGAGACTGTCAGCTACCAGTGGACCGACTACCAGGCGCACGTCCGCGATCTCCTCGAGGACGGCGACTGCGACGTCGTCGTACTCCGGATCGGCTACGGGGGTGGCAAGTCCCGATGCGGTGCGCAGTGGATCCATCGCGGCGGGATGACAGATACCGAGGGCGTCGGCGAAAGCCTCGTGATGGCCCAGGACTACGAAAAGGGCAAATCGACGACCTACAGCGTTTATTTCAAGACGCTACCTGGTGAGGACACGAACCCGTTCAAGGATGGCGACCCGGAGAACTCGCCGATCGTCGACGACTACAACGCCAACGACAAGCGCGTCGTCTACGTGACCGGCCACACCGTCTGGCTCGGCGGCGCCGACAAGTGGTCGCGGTTCGCCGGCGGGGAGTTCGCGAGGATCTGGTGCGACGAGGTCGCCCACTACCCGCCGCAGACCGATCTGTACGACCTCCACCGGATGCTCACGACCCGACAGCGGACCGACGTCGGGCCCAACACGACGCTCTGGACGTCGACCGGGAACGGATTCAACCAGTACTTCGACATCACCGAGCGCCAGGTCCAGCCCGACGGCGACGGCGGCGAGATGCCGCTCCCGTGGCGCGATCGCCTCGAGGTCGTCGTCGCGAGCACGGAGCACAACACGCTGCTCCCGGAGGACGGCCTCGAGAAGATCAAGCGCCAGTTCAAAGGCACCGCTCGCGAAGAGCAGGGCCTACATGGCGGCTTCGCCGCTGCGGAGGGACTGGTCTACGACTCGTTTTCTCGAAACACGCACGTCCGTCCGCGCGAGGACATCGAGATCCGCGACGACATCCGCCTGTACGGCTACGACTACGGGTGGGGCGACCCGCGAGTGCTGATCGAGTACGGGAAGACCCACGCCGATCAGTACGTCGCCTGGGACGCCTACTACGAGACGGGGAAGTCCGTCGAGCACGCGATCTCGTGGCTGCAGGACAACGACAAGCCGGTCGGTCCGATCTACTGCGACCACGACCCCGAGCACATCCAGAAGTTCCGCGACGCCGGCTACCCTGCCGAGGCGGCGACCAAGGACCTCGACGAGGGGATCCAAGAAGTGCAGGCTGTCCTCGAGGTCGACGAGGTTGGACCGGGACTGATCGTCGTCGACGACCTCACCGAGCTCATCCAGGAGTTCCAGTCCTACAAGGAGGACGACGTCGGGACTGCTCGAGCTGATGATCACTGCCTCGACGTCACCCGCTACGCCGTGATGGGCGACCGCTACGTCGAGGAGGACGAGGACAACTCCGGCACGGGGGTCTGGTAA
- a CDS encoding PadR family transcriptional regulator — MQTDDNNTDKRNATSHSTRNSEDEDIQAIAADLTKFQVRCLATIAQQDRYGLGIKREAETYYGEELLHGRLFPNLDRLVDYGLVEKGQRDRRTNNYAITEMGEDVLEYELNWLEEHINGGDGQ; from the coding sequence ATGCAAACAGACGACAACAACACAGATAAGCGCAACGCCACGTCGCACAGCACTAGAAACTCAGAGGACGAGGACATTCAAGCGATTGCGGCCGACCTGACGAAGTTTCAAGTCCGCTGTCTCGCCACGATCGCCCAGCAGGACCGGTACGGCCTTGGGATCAAGCGCGAGGCCGAGACCTACTACGGCGAGGAGCTGTTGCATGGCCGACTCTTTCCGAACCTTGATAGGCTGGTCGATTATGGCCTCGTCGAGAAGGGGCAGCGCGACCGGCGGACGAACAACTACGCGATCACGGAGATGGGCGAGGACGTCCTCGAGTACGAGCTCAATTGGCTCGAGGAGCATATCAACGGAGGCGACGGGCAGTGA
- a CDS encoding DUF7344 domain-containing protein has protein sequence MSGLLERIARILSQSSTTESDSAADPEPCDVPITTAANLMKNQRRRLAVALVNELGPMRLRALADAVATIADDNRKSVYCTLYQNHLPKLDVHDVIDIGERGHLVEPGPNFDAFVDFGADLEERFDGESNQTAVVEFNEDAVSAVSDDVSEVGGGA, from the coding sequence ATGTCCGGACTGCTCGAGCGCATCGCCCGTATCCTCAGCCAAAGCTCCACCACCGAGTCAGACTCGGCCGCTGATCCGGAGCCCTGCGACGTCCCGATCACTACGGCGGCGAATCTGATGAAAAACCAGCGGCGGCGCCTGGCCGTCGCGCTGGTCAACGAGCTCGGCCCGATGAGACTCCGCGCACTCGCGGACGCCGTCGCGACGATCGCCGACGACAACCGCAAGTCAGTGTACTGCACCCTCTACCAGAATCATCTACCGAAACTCGATGTGCACGACGTCATCGATATCGGTGAACGCGGCCACCTCGTTGAGCCGGGCCCGAACTTCGACGCGTTCGTTGACTTCGGCGCCGATCTCGAGGAGCGGTTCGATGGCGAGTCCAACCAGACGGCGGTAGTCGAGTTCAACGAGGATGCAGTCAGCGCCGTTTCTGACGACGTCTCGGAGGTCGGAGGTGGTGCGTAG
- a CDS encoding FxLYD domain-containing protein produces the protein MQELTRRKAIVGIGGATTALLAGCSGSEDNGDSASSNGDENGDENGNENGGDSGSVEILEHEAVEAEYGDSVNIEGKIQNNTGEEQSYIEVSALFYDSEGTRVGDGMDNFNDVADGSTLSFEIVTTVGSSEYDEYELETSTSI, from the coding sequence ATGCAGGAACTAACTCGACGCAAAGCGATCGTTGGTATTGGTGGAGCAACTACCGCGCTGCTCGCAGGGTGCAGTGGGAGCGAGGATAACGGAGACTCGGCAAGCAGCAACGGTGACGAGAACGGTGACGAGAACGGGAACGAGAACGGCGGCGACAGTGGGTCGGTCGAAATCCTCGAACACGAGGCTGTCGAGGCAGAGTACGGCGACTCCGTCAACATCGAGGGGAAAATCCAGAACAACACTGGCGAAGAACAGAGTTACATTGAAGTTTCAGCCCTCTTCTACGATTCGGAGGGTACCCGCGTCGGTGACGGGATGGATAACTTCAATGATGTGGCAGACGGCTCAACGCTCTCATTCGAAATTGTGACGACCGTTGGGTCGTCCGAATACGACGAGTACGAGCTCGAGACCAGCACGTCGATCTAA
- a CDS encoding HNH endonuclease, which yields MTVPERAYRDEETLRDLYVDREMTTREIADHFNCSNGTISDWLNRHEIETRENWKAGVEAAAEANRVERVKMRTLHENHPYECWVTKLWEGDERVSKICYVHRLLAVSEYGFDAVADMDVHHDNEIPWDNRPSNVGPVDKSDHGTYHTNQRWGNDTEPLEFPSPDVEADSSQATLDAFTGNGGARV from the coding sequence GTGACAGTGCCGGAGCGTGCCTACCGCGACGAGGAGACACTCCGCGACCTGTACGTCGACCGCGAGATGACGACGCGGGAGATCGCCGACCACTTCAACTGTTCCAACGGCACCATCTCAGATTGGCTCAACCGGCACGAAATCGAGACACGCGAGAACTGGAAGGCGGGCGTGGAGGCGGCCGCTGAGGCGAACCGCGTCGAGCGCGTCAAGATGCGGACGCTTCATGAAAATCATCCGTACGAGTGTTGGGTGACGAAACTCTGGGAAGGCGACGAGCGCGTCAGCAAGATTTGCTACGTCCACCGCCTGCTCGCCGTCTCGGAGTACGGCTTCGATGCGGTCGCGGATATGGACGTCCACCACGACAACGAGATTCCGTGGGACAACCGCCCATCGAACGTCGGTCCGGTCGACAAGTCTGACCACGGCACCTACCACACCAACCAGCGCTGGGGCAACGACACCGAACCGCTCGAGTTCCCGTCCCCGGACGTAGAGGCGGACTCGTCGCAGGCGACGCTCGACGCGTTCACCGGTAACGGAGGTGCGCGGGTCTGA
- a CDS encoding HNH endonuclease, with protein sequence MADQRQLGRDLYWSDRDGSSYRCPGCGRPRDAVDGIELHHQDERKHNNDPNNLIGLCTDCHQDGKHGNRRVSKRMQPPSPRDTSAPSPSPDAPGF encoded by the coding sequence ATGGCTGACCAACGCCAACTCGGTCGCGATCTCTATTGGTCCGATCGAGACGGGAGCTCCTATCGGTGCCCTGGCTGCGGCCGGCCTCGAGACGCCGTCGACGGGATCGAGCTCCACCACCAGGACGAACGGAAACACAACAACGACCCGAACAATCTGATCGGGCTCTGTACCGACTGCCACCAGGACGGCAAGCACGGCAACCGGCGTGTCTCGAAGCGGATGCAACCACCGTCACCTCGAGATACGTCAGCACCGTCACCGAGTCCTGACGCGCCCGGATTCTGA
- a CDS encoding winged helix-turn-helix domain-containing protein, whose protein sequence is MNPEQLGPTQREIYDVLEDSGELTRSQITDRSGAITANAASRALDRLREQGLVSYREGLGGRYLYSIVDSDGGE, encoded by the coding sequence ATGAACCCAGAGCAGCTGGGCCCGACCCAGCGCGAGATCTACGACGTCCTCGAGGACTCGGGCGAACTCACTCGGAGCCAGATCACGGATCGATCGGGAGCGATCACTGCCAACGCCGCCTCGAGGGCGCTCGATCGGCTGCGTGAGCAGGGGCTGGTCTCCTACCGAGAGGGGCTCGGCGGTCGCTACCTCTACTCGATCGTCGACTCGGACGGTGGTGAGTGA
- a CDS encoding HGGxSTG domain-containing protein — protein MNDEDRCPGTNRNGEPCGHPKGWGTENDDGPCKFHGGSSTGPNTEEGKDTSSQNAAKHGAYRESFLEDYLTEEEADRVTNLEKILSTPEGSQQHARMMAGVALEQFKRSGDERFLREYRQICDKAGIFPNDKIEHTGDGGGPVQINFSEQVVETPWSEENNDE, from the coding sequence ATGAACGACGAGGATAGGTGCCCCGGAACGAACCGGAACGGCGAGCCGTGCGGCCACCCGAAGGGGTGGGGAACCGAGAACGATGACGGTCCGTGCAAGTTCCACGGCGGGAGCTCGACAGGCCCCAATACGGAGGAAGGGAAGGACACATCATCACAGAATGCCGCGAAGCATGGCGCCTATCGCGAGAGCTTCCTCGAGGACTACCTCACTGAGGAGGAGGCCGACCGAGTCACGAATCTCGAGAAGATCCTCTCGACACCCGAGGGGTCGCAGCAGCACGCCCGGATGATGGCCGGCGTCGCGCTCGAGCAGTTCAAGCGCTCCGGAGACGAGCGATTCCTTCGCGAGTACCGACAGATCTGCGACAAGGCGGGGATCTTCCCGAACGACAAGATCGAGCACACTGGCGACGGCGGCGGTCCGGTCCAGATCAACTTTAGCGAACAGGTCGTCGAAACACCCTGGAGCGAAGAGAACAACGACGAATGA
- a CDS encoding MarR family transcriptional regulator, whose translation MGDADLGEIEGCTPAQKLVYKTLEYADEPLSQTEIAEESYLPQRTVRGALAELEDEGLVTKKTYLPDTRRLLYSLDK comes from the coding sequence ATGGGTGACGCTGACCTCGGGGAGATCGAAGGGTGTACCCCGGCACAGAAACTCGTCTACAAGACGCTCGAGTACGCGGACGAACCTCTCTCCCAGACGGAGATCGCCGAGGAGTCATACCTCCCGCAACGGACGGTCCGTGGTGCACTTGCCGAGCTCGAAGATGAGGGTCTGGTCACAAAAAAGACCTACCTCCCAGACACCCGTCGCTTACTCTACTCACTTGACAAGTGA
- a CDS encoding transposase produces the protein MAGSSRYCPVCDAESKKCYKCHRCGKPFDGDGDSSGAQQLRPDGGSDLEECSTHDLVGRALEDLGDQEADNGIPTGDVVDWVVDRTDLERAGVIDAIGWLQSRGHIYEPQKDHLRRTDPADSRWSR, from the coding sequence ATGGCGGGTAGTAGCCGGTACTGCCCTGTCTGCGACGCCGAGAGCAAGAAGTGTTACAAGTGCCACCGCTGCGGGAAGCCGTTCGACGGCGACGGTGACTCGAGCGGTGCACAACAGCTCCGGCCTGATGGCGGTTCCGACCTCGAGGAATGCTCGACCCACGATCTCGTCGGTCGGGCCCTCGAGGACCTCGGCGACCAGGAGGCCGACAATGGGATCCCGACAGGAGACGTCGTCGACTGGGTCGTTGATCGGACCGACCTCGAGCGCGCGGGCGTGATCGATGCGATTGGGTGGCTCCAGTCCCGCGGCCACATCTACGAGCCCCAGAAGGACCACCTCCGCCGAACCGATCCCGCGGACTCGCGGTGGTCGCGATGA
- a CDS encoding Cdc6/Cdc18 family protein produces MITKRWVFLDERLPEQVPHRHSECEQLTRALEPATRGQRGEDVLIYGPSGVGKTTTARHVLRREFRDYSIDWTLINSSNTRCAILHEAAIKHRVDAAVRPNSPADQLVDALESIVDQPYVVILDEAETVRDLKVLRDLYEIPLLSVIAIVHEPREWLARLDDELQNYFSLKSQIEFERYAVDELADILEHRAEHGLEPGVIHNEQLEWIADEVAGVARYGIQSLLSAAEFAEERDHSRIREHDIRDAFGRARTKIRETNLRSLPFGPCVIYELLRYADANLVDGARLHSLYETHGSAIYADRDHDPVSRRRVNDYLSKLVEYDLVRQHGENRWAEYEVIDENLEVPIQLELLANAS; encoded by the coding sequence ATGATTACCAAACGATGGGTGTTTCTCGACGAGCGGCTCCCGGAACAGGTTCCCCATCGGCATAGTGAGTGCGAGCAACTCACGCGAGCTCTCGAGCCGGCAACGAGAGGTCAGCGCGGCGAGGACGTGCTGATCTATGGCCCATCGGGTGTCGGAAAGACAACGACCGCTCGACACGTTCTCCGCCGCGAATTTCGTGACTACAGCATCGATTGGACATTGATCAACTCGAGCAACACACGTTGCGCGATCCTCCACGAAGCCGCGATAAAGCATCGGGTCGATGCCGCAGTGCGGCCAAACTCGCCAGCCGACCAGCTGGTTGACGCTCTCGAGAGCATTGTTGACCAGCCCTACGTCGTGATCCTCGACGAAGCCGAAACAGTCCGCGACCTGAAGGTCCTCCGCGATCTATACGAGATTCCGCTGCTCTCGGTCATCGCGATCGTCCATGAACCTCGAGAGTGGCTGGCCCGCCTCGATGACGAGCTTCAAAACTACTTCTCGCTCAAATCGCAGATCGAGTTCGAACGATACGCTGTCGACGAACTCGCGGATATTCTCGAGCACCGTGCTGAGCATGGCCTCGAGCCCGGCGTCATCCATAATGAACAACTGGAGTGGATCGCCGACGAAGTCGCCGGCGTCGCGCGCTATGGGATCCAGTCGCTGCTGTCTGCGGCGGAGTTCGCCGAAGAACGAGACCATAGCCGGATCCGAGAGCACGATATCCGAGATGCGTTTGGCCGCGCACGTACGAAGATCCGAGAGACGAATCTCCGGAGCCTACCGTTCGGCCCCTGTGTGATCTATGAACTCCTTCGGTACGCCGACGCCAATCTCGTCGATGGCGCGCGGCTCCACTCACTGTACGAGACTCATGGGTCCGCGATCTACGCCGATCGAGATCACGACCCTGTCTCGAGGCGACGGGTGAACGACTACCTATCGAAACTGGTAGAGTACGATCTCGTCAGGCAGCACGGAGAAAACAGATGGGCAGAGTACGAAGTCATCGACGAGAATCTCGAGGTACCGATTCAGCTGGAGCTACTGGCGAACGCATCATAG